From Sander vitreus isolate 19-12246 chromosome 5, sanVit1, whole genome shotgun sequence:
ATGattttaccttctttttttttctccacattatgtaaatgtatttattcactTCATGCAAACATAATGCCCAGACTTTCCGGGGTGGACAGATGCATTGAGTAATGTACTAAGAATGTATTTATGAATTGTCATACAGTTTAGATTGTGGGGCTTACCTTGAGAAATGAATGTCTCAGTAAAGTGTTTCTTCCTAATGTAAGCCATGTGAAATTAAATATCTGCAATACAGGGTATTGGTAAACTTGATCCCCTATATGCAAGATATGCTTGACATGTGAATAATGGATTTTTAAAAGTCTAGTTTGCATCACAGCTTTCCATTAATGTTTACAAGTAAACAAAGGAATGGGGTGGAGCTGCAAGGATTTGATTATTTGATAGATTGAAAATTAATGGGCAACTACTTAATAATTGATTATCTGTTGTAGACATTTTTTCAAGTAAAAATTGATTGGTTGGTTTCAAATTCTCCAAAGAATATGTTGCTTTTATTTGGTCATTAGTACATTAGTAAATAGAATAGATACATTAGGTACATAATTGATGACCTAACCTTGGGGTCCAGGATATTGAGATGGGCATTTGTCACTGTTTTCTGAAGTTTTATAGACCCCATGCTTCCCATGTGACCTATTATTTTCTCCTCCATCAGGTCTGCAGCAGTGTATTCAACAGCTGGGACCAGTTCAAAGACCATCTTGTGAGCCACACAGGCGTCAAGCCCAACCACTGCACCATGTGTGACATGTGGTTCACCCACCCAAAAGAACTAAAGGCCCACCTAAAAGACGTCCATTCCATTGAGGACAACAAGTCATCTGAAGAACTGGTCATCACCGACTCTGCCGCACTCGCCATCGCAACGCAGAGCATAGAAGGAGGCGAAACTGTCCTGCTGGATGATGGAATCCAGGTGGAACACGTCACAGTGGAGCCTGTGGATGTGATGGAGATGGAGGAGACTGCAACAGTTGTGGTGGAGGATGGAGGCGTGGCGGAGATGTGTGAGGAGGACGTGGAGCGATTAAAGCGGGCCGGGGTGCAGATCCAGGTGGTGCATGTGACCACGACTGAAGTTGATGGGCAGCAGGTGGTGAACTCTCAGGTGGAAGTAGAGATGGAGGGTGAAATGGTGAGTGTTGAGGAGGCAGTACAAGCAGTGGTTGTATGAGAATATCAAAAGGACTGTCTTAAAGGACCTGCAGGACATTCCTTCAGTCCTGAACGGCTGCAGTATCCTGTAGCTGACTTATTTTCCATAAAGAACACTGCATGTGGGATACAGCATGTCCCCTCAAAATATGTCCTGCTGTCTGCCATTACATTGAATGACTCGATTTCCACCACCTCTTACTCTTTGAACTCTGCGTTATGGACAGAGTTACAGAGAGAGATCATTTCCTGCTAATGatcctgtatttattttaatgccGTTTGCCATCATATCATGTATTGTCGATTACTCTAttttcatgtgtgtttttcctGTGTCCTTATTTTACCTCAAATGTATATGTTCTTTTAGTTTGGGTCACTTGCCAAGACAATTTGACAATGAATGAAATGTTCTTGTGGCCGCTCAAGAAGCGTATGTATGGAGCTGATGTTCTTCAGTGCTAATGCTACAGTTTTGTTCAAGCTTATTTTCATATtgacttttggtgtttttgtagGAACTCGTATGGAATAAAATTGGTTTCCAGAATGGACTACAAGTCTTGCATGCATCTACTGAGATCTTGATTATCTTAAAATCAACTTGGAGAGGGTATATATACATTTAGAAATGCTCTTAAAATGATTATGCCTTCAGGATTAGTTTTTATCTTCTTCCTTAAACCTGCTCCATATCTGCCAGATGTGTAAACACATGGACAACTGTTTTTCTTAGCCCTTGCTTTTGCCCTTATCACTTCATAAAGTGGCTGATTGTGTTTTGTCTACAGCAGCTTGTTtccactgcccccaagtggataaaaaaaaaactatgtatatatgttttgAGGAAGTTGGGGTAATGCAGACCAATGCTCATAAACCAAACATTTAAAGAAGTATCCTACTCACCAAAGCAGTCAAACTACAGTTCTCTACATTATAGGCCTGCCAGCTGGCTAGATAGTCCTGTCTGCAATGTGTACAGCATATATGCATATAGTCACAACCTTGAAATGTTTGTGATTGTCAAGAATCTGCATTTCAGAAATGTACATTATGAACCAAATTTAATCAGTTCAAAGTGAACTTTTATTCTTGATCTTGAAAAACTAGTCTGACAAAAAAGCTATAGGCTGTAAATTATATCCATGACAGCTGAGCAAGCTCCATCCGAAGAGGAAGACCCGGTGAAGGCTCGAAAGTAGACCTCGACTCGACGTTTTAGTCAATCAGGGGCAACccatatgtatatattaaaaGAAACGGACACACACGAGAATAGTGAGCTTGAGACATTGACGACTCTTTCTGTTAAGGCCTTCTCCTGGTCCCCTGACCCCTCCTTGAACCTGAACCGCTGCTGTGCTAATAGCCTGCCAGGTGACCATGCAGGTTAGGTTACCTATGTGAGTCCAGCCGCCTCCTGCTCTGGACAGCTCCTGTGgtactgaactgaactgatcTTGCGGCTCGAGTTGTAATTCTTGCTTCTGATTGGATAACAGATGCACGAGGACTCCCCAGCCCGCACCGATTGGTCGTTTCACCTGCCAAGCAAACGGATTTCCTTCACAACAGACTGAACCGGGTAGCAGAGCTCTGCTGCAGAACCAGTGTCACTGGGCACCGGAGAAAGATGATTTTGCAGTGAGTTCTGTAAAGCTTGTCGCTACGGGCCCCTTGAACGATATACATGGTAAGACTGATTTACAAATGTAACATCTCTGGTGTTTTTGTGCTCGTAGGATCATTGAGAGAAATGCGCCGGCTCATAGCCTGCGGCGACGAGGTGTTAACTGTTGACTGTCATTGAACACCGATAGACAAACCACTTAATCAATGCGCTGCGAGGTTTATTTACTCGAAAGCAGGTTTGTGTTTGAAAAGTTTTCGCAAAAGAATAATTTAACTAACACATCACCGACACATTCAAAATATGGCGACTGAGCAGTATCGTGAAAAATAATCTCTGAAGGTAGAGCTCTTCATATGAAGcgagaattatttatttttcataatcTCGTGATGATTTTTCAATTATATTTGTCACATTTTGCAatgattgttttgttgtgaaattCAATGCATCACTTGTGAAAAGGATCACAGTGCATCACCTGGCAGTTACGCACACGCGCAATCAACTTTGGGGAACCACCATGACTCACTGAGTTTAGCTCTTTTAGCACCTTTTGCACTCTAATGGGGTTTTATCTGTCTTATTGCAGTAGGCTATCCGTCATAACTCAGTTTGTGTTCCGTTAAGGGTAGTTTGACTGATGGGATAGCATGCTTGTCTTTTAGGAGTACAGTAGTTTgttcaacacaaacaaagcaaagatttacagaataaaaaaaatactttgtcaAATTATTCCAATACTTGTCTATGGCTATAATGAAAGAAATCTACAACTGTTTAGTTATACACATTGACTGATTTATTTGCATGATATGCTTTCTGTGTTTGATTGCTGATTgcaaagagagaggagacattCGAATGACTCAGCAGCTAGATTTGGATGTCACAATAACATTACGTCTTATCAAACTGAGCCTTTAGAATGCTCCAGAATGCATTCTTTTTTAACTAGGCTACATGCCATGTATCTTTTAGCTTACTTCAAAGTTATGCAGGTAATATTGAACGTAttgtattataaaaaataatgtttttcacTCAGTGTACCTGGATTagaaactgaatatatttccATATTTTTGAAGGAAAAATAGCACTTTTTGGGGTCGGTTTCCTGTCGCctgaatgaaaatgtttttttatttttttattcgtTTGATGGTCAATCAGTCAGAGCACATGAAACATTGTGCTTTGTGTGTTCTTTCTCTGATGCAAACCTCTTTGAAGTGCTGACAGTGAATAAAAACGGAACTCGGAAGGCTCTTTAAAGCAGGAAGAAGTAGTCGACCAAATTTAGATTTGAACCACCAGAATTTACAGTGTCTACACTAttactgtatgttgttgtgCTCCCTGCATACAGTGTCATGGTAACTTTGTTAAGGCCTCAGAGACATCTCtagctctctcgctctctctccaaGATGTACTAGGAGCAGTATAGTATGGTGCAGATTCTGCATTGTCAGGCGCAGGGAATAACggtgtgtactgtacattttttcACTACTACAGTAGTGAGTCATGCtacataaaaagataaaaaagtaaaacagtaTTTGAATAAAAACAATAGTGAAACGAGTTGCATAGTGTCCTCCTCATTCAGTTCAGTTGACCATTTGCAAAGCCAGGTATAAGCCAAGTGCTGTAGTTTTAGTGCATCCATCGAAGCTTGAGGCACTTTGGTTTGGACTTCACTTTGAAcaggtgtgtgtggtgtgtcagCGGGAAGGAATTTAGAGGTCAATCTGTTTTTTGGAAATGTGGAAATATTTGCCCCATGATTCCAGAGAGGCCTGCCTCCCTGTTCCTAGGACCTGTGGTCTTCATTGTCGCAGCTCTTTCACTGGTGAGCTTTTTAGTCTTCTCAGCTGTGCGTCTCAATTAACACCTGGGAGCTTTGTGTGGAGAGGGCTCGCTCGCTCTGTGTGAGCACActtgtgtgtatgcatttaCATGCTTGTGCAAAgggtgtttgaatgtgtgtgcgtcTTTGTGCCTGAATGCATAACGGCagtaaaaaagagagaatgtgATACAAGCACAGGTGGAGTGAGGGAATGGACTTAAGGTGAATGGAAGgcaaagtaagttttttttttttttttttttataagagaCAAAGCAGAGAGGACAAACTGTACAGATGGATGTTTCATAGCTTGTGATGTGAGAAACCTCTGTGCTTTTACCTTGTCTAACTATAGGCACAGACAGGCATGAAAGAGATGTCTACTTCTTGATGCACAGCTGCTGTGGATGGGCTCTTGTGTTTTCCATTGTTGGAGTGTCAGTGTGGCTGCTGATGGTACATTGTGGTCAGCAGCAGAGTACACTAGGCAAACGCTACTCCTTCTCTTTAGGGATCCTTAGACAAATGATTGACTGTCTGGTGAGTAGGGACCCGCACTTTGCAAAGCTGATAGTATTTGCTTATGAAGGGCTGGCTGTTTGCACTGCAGACTCATTGTACTGTATTAATtgagtgagttttttttaaagattattttttgggcatttttaggcctttatttgacaggacagctgaagacatgaaaggggagagagatggggaaagacatgcagcaaagggccgcaggtcggagtcgaactcGGGCCCGCTGCgacgaggagtaaacctcttttatatggtttttgaatggtACATCTGTCTGTAATTCAAACTTGAAGCAGCAAAGGTGGGAAGACTAGATACATCTATCCATTTTCCGCCGCTAAGCCATGGCCAGATCACGGTAGCAGCAGGCTAATATTAGCAAGGTCCCTCTCCCCAGCAATGTTTTCCAGCTCCTCCTTGTGGGATCTCAAAGCGTTCCCAAGCCAAATGAGATATATAATCTTTTCAGCGTGCATTGGGTATACCCCAGAGTATCCCCCTTATGAAGCTGTAACCAGTTCATCTTTGGTAATTTTTCTTGACGTACTGTATGATGAAGTTTCTAATTCTTCCACTGGtgctctgtctttgtgtgtgtgttgttggtgtaGGCCCTATGTATGAATCCATCAGCCTGCTCGCGCACATAATTAACACGGGTACTCTGAAGCCTAGTCTACACGTACAtgggtattttttattttaatttgatctttttCTATGCGTTTTGGCCTTTcgtccacacacaaacagcatttTAGGTCACTGAACGGAGCTTTTGGAAAACTCCGGCCAGGGTGAAGACTTTTAGAAACTGTTGTGTAGACAGGGAAAACAGAGTTTTTGGCTTGTAACGTCAGAGTATGCCCCGTTATCTCCTTTTGTGAGGCGCCACATATGAGACAACATTTCTTGCAATGGCAGACATGGCCGTAATAGTACTGGTAACAGGCTTGCTAGCATGACTTTTTACATACGTTACATACATTACGTTTACACATAATGTACAGTTACTATTCCATTGTATTGTGTAACAGAAGCATCAGAATGACACTGCTAAGTCTGCTACATAATCCAACACTGCGTCGGTCTTAGACAAGAACGTTGGACTTCTAGTTGGTGGCTAGTCTTCAGGTAACAGCTTTTTTCAggcttctgattggccaacatcttctttttcttttttgctcagGTTATATCGCCACCTGTTGGCATGGTGTGCTCTTGACAGCGcttcaattgtgtttttttgcgtTTTCATGTGGACGGAGAGTTTTCTAAACAGTGCATGTGTGGAGGGGATACTTttggaaaacaaacactttttttaaataaccgtGACTTGTGAACTAGGCCTGAGGCTAAATGCAGCACTGTATAACTGTTAACATGGCACTGCATCTTCTCTTTCTTGGCACTCAGTGCCAGTTAAACGCCTAATCCTCAgcataaataaaagacaaataaacaCGCTCGGTCAGTGTCCATCACCAAGCAACCAGATAGTTCTTTTATCCGGTGAAAGCAAAGCACAAAGCAATCTGGGTTACTATTAGTCGTCTATGGATCCTCTGTGGGTAGATATTCTCCACTTAAAGTAATTATCAGTAGATCTAGTTAGTTATTTAAAATGGCTGTACTCTATATGGCAGAGTGTGTCTCACTCTCTGTTAGAGATTTaaggaatatacagtatatattaagATTAATAGATACTAGTAGATATTTTggatggaaaaaaaagatgtgaaacAGTTTGAGATACTAGCTATATTCCAAGACATATTAATACTTATTCAGTAAATAAACTAATAAGTAAATATTAATCTACAATTGAAAAAATATAATTCCCTGATGGTGATTTTGTCCCAAAACTCCTATTGCTCTGCTCTCATTGATGTTTATTTCATGCATGGTTGTCCTTTTAGtctttttatttacatatataaaaGGCTGGTATTCAGGGCTTGCTGCTTTGTGCTGTAAAGTGAAGGCCTCTCCTCTCTTAGTAAGTCCTTTTAGGCTGCCCGAGATCAATGCTTAGATATTCATGGCGCGATGGTAGGAAGGTGTTTGAAGGCTGGGAGACTGTAGGCCTCACAAAGGAGAACTGCTTTGATTTCCTAGTGAGGCTTTAATATAGATTCATTCATCTTAATATAAAAACGGAGAGAACACCTTCCAAAGCACCATGTTACACTAAGTAACCATTTCTATTCCTGCCTTATACACACCATGTTATGTCATGACAATGTCTTCTTCTGAAAACAACTCAATTTATTTAAAACTGGACGCCCTGTTAGTTATTCTATTACTCCTTATCAACAAATGTGATCAAAACGTGTTAGTCTGTATCTGACTTTTCCAACTTCCCTATCCTGACAGTCACACTCACCACCAAGCCCATTAATTCCTAGTTGAGATATAATTTAATTAGATAGAATACAGCTGGTGCACTGTATGTTTTATCAAAAATTAAAGGGGAGTAATTAGTGCATTTATTGGAGACTATTTTCAGCCACGGATAATAACATATTTGGTGTGCTAGCGAGTATACGGCACCAGGAGTGTTCATGTGGGACGGAATCAAAATTAATTACAGCAGCCATGTTCATCATAATGGAAAACACTTACAGCCAGTGCTACGGGGTTTTAGACAACAATGGGGGGGGGGATCTTTATCAGGCTACAGCAACAAAGGCTTGTTGTTGGATCAGTTCATTCTTGGTTTTGAGCTTTTAATGGGTTTTgttgataaaaagaaaaaaatattgaagaTTGCCAATATTATCCTTTAATGCAACATTAGACAGCTCATTTGCCACATGAGTTCAAACTGTTACTGTGGCAACACTTGGCAGATTGAATACTGGGAAGGCTGTAGACCGTAGTTCAGGTGAAGTATATTGTTTGTATACATGCCATTCACTGTGGCTTTTCTATTACTCTTACTTTTCTCTTTGGCTGGTTGAAAGTACATcatcactttttatttacttttggaTTTTTTGAGTTGTCACTTGGTAttatagaaaatatatatatatgtctgcaAAATCAGGGTTCATCTTAACATTTTCCTCTCATAGGACATTGTTAGAGCTTTCTTTTCTGAGCAGCATGCAATCATCACCTATTTAGAAACTAATACATGTAGGCTACGTATTGTACCACACACATGAGGGAGTGACAGTCATCATGCCTACTCTCCATTAGAAATGGAATAAGTTATTCGGGTTGTAAGTATCTTCTTGATGGTAGAAAGCGATGAGGATCTCTGATTTGTTTATTGCGACTCTCATGACAACCTAAGCCTTCATCGCTCTTGGAGCAGGACTCAAGCACTAAATTAAGTAAGCGTTACTATTAGAACTGGGTACCGAACTTCAATACTTTAAGGCAGCGACCAAATTACCTCCATAGTATCAAAgatcgaaaaatgccttgtcattcaacaccaaatttcaatacctaaggagtaaatctcatcagcgtcagtgagccaataagcatgcagcatgcatgtaccaagatctaataaggCTTgcgattggctgtctaacgttacaggTAGTAGACGCATGCAGGAGAAACACAATATGTTACGCACATTGATTTCGCACAAAGATAGggctcacgtgtgtgtgtgttgttgtatttcGAGAGGCTTGACTACAGTGTGCGTCACATACGTGTAAAGGAGCTGAAAACAGAGATTTGTACCgcaatgttgtaatttatttttataaaattggtatcgaaaaaagtcgttCAGGAACCAGTATTGAATTCACGGTGTCGGTATTGAAAATTTTTTTGCGAtttacccagccctaattacaATACACATGGCACGCTTGTGTTGACATGTGCACACAAACTTGCACATGGAGGGTTAAAAAACATGTATTCCATGGTTTTGCAAAGATTCTTGAcccataaaaaaaatctacaaaatTGCCAAATGATAAATATTGTGACAAAGGTACTAGTAGGTAATAAACtatgaaaagaaaatggattACAACACAATAACTAGGCATTAAAAAGGAAATGGGTTaccaaagttaaaataaataagattaaTTTTTTTGTATCTCTCTTGTGCTTCATTCCAGGTTGTCTCATTAAACGCCCCATGGCTGCACCCTGACACTATCATCTGTTCGACCTCTTTCCTCCAACCCCCCCATCCAGCTCCTTTTCCCTCCTCCTCAACCTGTGGCCTATTTATACCCTGGAGACTCAAAAGAGCCCATTAAAGCTCCGCAGACCTATTCAGCAAGAGGCAACAGTGAGAGGGAATGCATGGTCGATGTGATCTCCAGCCTCATCACCTTTTCTTTGACAGCTTCACATAAGGAAAACTAAGGTTTCAACTACTGGGCATTCTTGGAATGCAACAAGACTACAACTTCATCAAGCTTCAGATGATAAACTGATATTCCATTATTTGCAGCTGCAGCAGATTTGGGAAATTCTGGATGCAGCATGTGCTTGGGTCCACTGACTGGAGGTTCTGTACCATAGAAATAATTATTTCTGTTCTGTGCCATTTTGTTGAAATACaggaaaacacattcaaaacatttgGTTAATGACTCAGTTGTCTAAATAGCTATGCGATTTCAGCATGGACACTGAAAGAATTTACCTTCTAAATGCATCACACGTCTGAAGGTAAGTCAAGATTTTTGTCCCATTTGAATTTGCTCTAAATCAACTTTTACTTTGGATCTATGATAGtataacaattattatttttgtattgctGCTAGCTATTTAACTTTTGCAAATCCATGTATTGTTAATCTGATATGATTACACAAGAAAAATAGAACATATATTGCTGTGgtcttaaaataaatgtatgataCCTTGCAATGCAGATAAATAGAAGCAGCACCAAATATGTTCCtaaagttttagttttagtagTTTTAGTTTAAAGGGGtcgatttttttaattttattttttatatttttttattgattcgCAGTTGCAGTAAACAATACATCCACAGagtcacatttttctttttctatcccACCCATATTAAAGGGGTAGATTTGAAAAGGCACTTGCATAATGTAGGAACATCAATCATTGTGCAATGAGCcacaaaaataatatatattatttttaattggGCATCCAGTCCTCCACCACCCCCAGCCATGAGCTAAGCCCACACAACCCTGGGCGTCCCTTGCAGGATGACTGCTGTCCGCCCCTTTGAGAGCAGCCCAGAAGGGGCTGAAGCTGGGGCTGGGACAGCAGGCTCTAGGGGGCCGGGGGTAGCAGGCACCGGTGGGAGCATCTCAGTTTCTGGGGCAGAGACCGGGGATTCTAATGGAGACTCTGTCGGAGGTTCAGTTAGAGGCACAGCTGTGGTCACTGGTGGCCAAAGGTACACCCGCTGGAGCCGCCAGGACAGCTCAGACATCAACACAGACGATGAGGGAGCCACCATCCGCCGCCTCACTCCACTGGAAAGGCTGAACCTGGATATGTGCCAGGATGAAAGGTAGGTAGTCAAGAGATGAAGCAGTAACCCCCTCCTTTTATAGGTCCTTTGTGGCTGTAAGTTATTTTATAATCACAATGTGTTGTAGTTCTATTAGCTTTTTTGACTCACCAGATGATGAACTTCTTTATTATGGAGGCTACACTGTAGAATATCATAGCGAATATTTAGTGTTACATCTTCTGTTATG
This genomic window contains:
- the LOC144518359 gene encoding serine/threonine-protein kinase NIM1-like; the protein is MTAVRPFESSPEGAEAGAGTAGSRGPGVAGTGGSISVSGAETGDSNGDSVGGSVRGTAVVTGGQRYTRWSRQDSSDINTDDEGATIRRLTPLERLNLDMCQDERVVRELTLGRRIGFYKIRGEIGCGNFSHVKLGIHALTKGKKL